The Priestia megaterium NBRC 15308 = ATCC 14581 region CAGTGAGGCTATAAAGCTATCACAAATGATTAATGAAAAAAAGGATTTGTCGCAAGCGGAAAAAGTACAATTATTTCCTTCTCAACATGAAAAAGAGAATGCAGTAACTTCTATGCCACTTACAGATATTGTATGCAACTGTAACGGTGTAACAAAGGGAGCCATTATTGAAGCAGTACAGAAAAATGATTTAACGACAGTGGATGAAATAAAAAATTGCACGAAAGCTTCTGGTTCATGCGGAGGATGCAAACCCCTTGTAACAGATCTTTTAACATATATTCAAAGCGATGAGTTTGATGAAATCATTGAACAAAAAACCTTTTGTACATGTACACATTTATCAGAAGATGAGCTGGTAAGAGAAATGCAGCAATATCAATTTGAGACGGTTCAGCAAGTAAGAGAAATATTAAAGTTTAAAGACATGAAAGGCTGTTCGTTATGTGAAGGCGGTCTTCATTACTATTTAGATATGATGAATCCTCATTATGAAAACAATCGACATTCTTTATTTACTACAGAGAATGAACAGGCCGTTTTGCTTCACGATGGGACTTATGCAGTGGTACCGCAAATTCACGGTGGTCTGACAAATGTACAGGAATTAAGGAACATAGCAAATGTAGCTGAAAGGTACAACATCTCTAATATTCGTTTAACAAGTGATCAGCGCATTCAACTTATTGGAGTGAAAAAAGAATATCTTCCGTTGGTAAGTGAGGAAATAGATAGAGGACTTCAGCAGCTATATGAACGTACAGTTAAAAATGTATCTGTTTATATAGGAAAAGGAACGTGTATTTGTCAGTATGAACCTGCTCTTGCTTTATCAAATGAATTAGATAAACAGCTTGAATATGTAAAGACCCCATGTGATATCAAAATCAGTATTGCTTCGTGTTCTCACATTGCAGAGAATGTAACAACAAGTGATATAGGATTAAGAAGAATAGACAGAGGATGGGAAATATATGTCGGCGGAAGCAGCGCAGAAGCCAGAAGCGGGGAGCTGTTTTATGTGGCCGAAACGAACGAAGAAGCAGTAGAAATCAGCTGTTCTTTGATTCAATATTACCGTGAAACGGGGAACTATTTGGAAACCGTCGGGAGCTGGATCGAGCGAGTAGGAATTGTTCATGTCAGAGAAGTTTTGTTTGAGGTAGACAATCGAGAGTATTTAATGAAGCAGCTCAGTTCAGAGCGCTCTCGTGCAATCACATATTTATTATAGGAAAGAAGGGTGACCTACGATGACTGAGATGCTATTGAAATATTTTCGTGAGCAGCAAAAGCAAGTTGAAACCGAGCGTATCTATAATACTCAGTGTCCTTACTGCAGCATGCAGTGCAAAATGCAGCTAGTTGAACAAACACATGTAAAAAGGAAAACGTATAAAACAATTGGAACAGACAACCCTACTTCTCAAGGAAGGTTATGTATCAAAGGAATGAATGCGCATCAGCATCCTTTGCATAAAGATCGGATTCAATATCCTTTATTAAAAGTAAACGGAGAGTTTGTAAAGATTTCTTGGAAAGAAGCTCTTCACTATATTAAGGAAAACGTTGCAGAGATTCAAGAGAAGAATGGAGCAGATGCGCTAGGTGTTTATGGAAGTGCCTCTATTACAAATGAAGAAGCTTACTTATTAGGGAAATTTGCTCGAGTTGCGTTAAAAACAAAGTATATTGATTACAATGGACGCTTATGTATGTCGGCTGCTGCTTCTGCTGCTAGTAAAACATTTGGCATGGACCGAGGATTTACGAATAGCTTGCAGGAGATTCCGTTTACTGAATGTATTATGTTAGCTGGAACAAATATTGCGGAATGTCAGCCAACGATTATGCCTTATTTTGAGAAAGCAAAAGAAAACGGAGCCTTTATTATTGCAATTGATCCAAGAGAAACCGCTACAACTAAAATAGCTGATTTACACTTGAAACTTAAGCCGGGGAGCGATGCGGCATTAGCCAATGGAATCTTGAAGATCCTTATCGAAGAAAATTATCTAGATGAACGATTTCTACAAGAACGTGTCAATGGATTTGAAGAAGTAATTCAATATGTGGCGTCTCTAGAATTTAATATCATTGAAGAAATAACGGGAGTGCCACTTGAAGAGATGTACCAAGCTGCCCGTATGTTTGGTCAAAGAAAAACGGGAATGATTTTTACTGCTAGAGGGGTAGAGCAGCAAACAGACGGAAGTGCTGCGGTGCAGAATTTTTTGAATATTCTACTTTCTGTTGGGAAAATCGGTAAACCTCGCTGCGGATATGGGGCTATTACCGGTCAAGGAAATGGGCAAGGAGCCCGGGAGCATGGTCAAAAAGCGGATCAGCTTCCAGGCTACCGTTCAATCGAAAATCATGAGCACCGGATGTATATAGCAGATGTGTGGAACATAGAGGAGAAAGATCTTCCTAGAAAAGGTGTTTCTGCATATGAGATGATTGAAAAAATTCATGATGGTGAGATTAAAGGGCTGTTTTTGATGTGTTCAAATCCAACAGTTTCAAATCCAAATGCTAATTTTGTTAAGAAGGCTTTTGAAAAGCTTGAATTTCTAGTGGTAGCAGATATGTTTGAATCAGAAACGGCAAAATTAGCAAACTTGATCTTACCAGCATCTTCCTACTTGGAAGATGAAGGAACCATGACAAATGTAGAGGGAAGAGTTACATTACGCGAAGCTAGCTTTCCATGCGGCGGCGAAATCAAACACGACTGGGAAATACTATGTGAAATTGCTAAAGCTTTAGGGAAAGAGGAGCATTTTTCATTTTCATCAGCTGAAGAAATATTTAATGAACTGCGAATAGCAAGTAAAGGAGGGATCGCGGATTACTCTGGTATTACGTACGAACGATTACGAGAGGAAAAAGGAATTTTATGGCCATGCAGAAGCTTAACAGATAAAGGAACCGAGCGCCTGTTTGAAACGCGTTTTGCTCATAGTGATGGAAAAGCGATGATGGTCCCTGTCTCGAATCAAGCTATTGTACCTAAAGCAAAAATAACGGAAAAATATCCTCTCTATTTAACAACGGGGAGAGTGATGTCGCACTATTTAACGGGTGTGCAAACGCGAAAAAGTGCGTCTTTATCTGCTAGAAATTTCGAATCTTTTATGGAAATCCACCCGTTAACAGCGAAAAAATATGAAATTTTGAATCAAGAATTAGTACAAATTGAATCTTCATATGGAAGGATTGTGGTAAGAAGCAAATTTTCAGAGGGCATTCGGCCAGATACCGTATTTGTTCCTTTTCACTGGGCGGATTCTCAAAATGTTAATAACCTTGTTTCTGAGAAATTAGATCCCGCCTGTAAGATGCCGGGGTTTAAAGTAAGTGCTGTGAAGATTAGCCCTTCTGTAAAAAGAAACAGCTATTAAAAATGCTGATGCAAAAAGCCTCTTGAAAAAAGAGGCTTTTTGCATGGAATCAGGCAAGGTGCTTTTGGTTAATACGTACATTTTGTTTTTTGAATCCAGAATAATTTAGTAAGAGACAGAATAGGGCAAAAAGCGCTAGTAAGGAAAAACCAACAACGTAATCTCCGCTTGTATCTTTTATAAAGCCTAGCACAATAGGGGGAAAGAAGCCGCCTACTCCTCCGAATGCTCCTACGATCCCGGTAACAGCTCCAATATTTCCTGTTGAAACAGATGGAACCATTTTAAAAACAGCTCCATTTCCGATACCAAGAGTAATGGCTGCAAGTAAACAACCTACGCTAAATAGGGAGAAGGCAGTGATGGTAAATGCAATAAATAACCCTATTAGTAGCATTGCGGTAAAGACGAAGGTGAGTACTTTTTTTGCTCCGAAGACATCCGATAAATATCCTCCAAGAGGCCGTACAAACGTTGCTAGCACAACAAATACAGCTGTTTTCAGTCCACTGTCTACAGTTGAAGCGTTAAATTGATCATGCAAAATGGTAGGAAGATAGATGCTGAACGTTACAAATCCACCAAATGTTAAAAAATAGAAAATGGATAAAAACCACGTTTCTTTAAATTTTAATACCGATAAAGATTCCTGCAGCGTTTTGGGGGAAGCAACAGAAGGGTGGTCTGAAGTTCCTACCCATAATAAAAGAGCCATTAAGGCTACCGCAATTGCTAAACTCCAAAATACCCAAGGCAAGCCAAAAGAAAAAAAGATAAGTGGAATACTAAAGCTTGCTACCGCCGATCCTAAGTTGCCCATCCCAGCAATTCCTAAAATAAAACCTTGCTTTTGAGGTGAATACCATTTAGAGACATAGGTAATGGAAATAGCAAATGTTGTTCCAGCCATGCCGATAAAAAATGCCCAAAAGAGCAGCATAGAATAAGAATGAGTAAAGCCTGCACAAATGGTAGGGAGTAAAAGAGCCAGCATAGTCAAAGAATAGACTTTTCTTCCCCCGAAGCGATCTGTTAAAATCCCCATCGGGATTCGCATGAGGGAACCTAATAAGACGGGAGTGGCAATTAAGACACTTTTTTCAGCATTGGTTAATGAATACATTACTTGAATATCTGCAGCGATAGGTGCGAAGACAGACCATACTGAAAAAGCAATAATCATAGATAAAGTCGAGATAAGAAGTACAGATAAGGGCCGTTTAGAAAACATTACTTAAAAACCTCCTTTTTTATATCCAGCGTAAAGCTGTTGCAATATGGTAATTATGATACTACGCTTTCTTTCTTATGTATCATTCTGTGTTAGGTTTTCTTCCGTACTTTTACTGAAGAGCGGACCCAGATAAAAGTGGAGAGATAACTTAGACTTACACTTACACTTAGACTTACACTTACACTTACACTCTATCTAAGTGCTGATGAAGAAACGGTTAAAAAGCTTTGAAAGAAACAGTAAGTAGAAATATTGTCGAAAGAATGGAAGGAAAATTGAAATTAGAAGAGATTAATAGAGTAAGCATCTATAAATTTGTGCTATCGAATTATAGCGAAATAAAAAATAATTCATATTTTATATAGAACACAAATTTTTGAAATAGAAGGTGGAAAAAGTGACAGAAAAGCATCCTCTTTCAGGTTATAAAAAGGATGATAATGGAGTTCTCTGGATATGGAGTTACGTTGGACAGGCTAGAGTGAAAATGGGGTATAAAGTAAAAAGTCTGCTTCACTATGAGCAATCTTCCTATCAACAAATCAGTATTGTGGATACAAAATGGTATGGGAAAATGTTGGTGCTAGATGGTACTCCACAAATTTCAACAGGAGAAGGGTTTATTTATAATGAAATGATTAGCCATGTGCCGATTATAACGCATTCAAATCCTAAAAAAGTTGCGATGATTGGCGGAGGAGACTGTGGTCCTGCACGGGAGGCCATGAAGTATGACGGAATTCAACAAATTGATGTAGTCGAAATCGATCCAAAAGTTACAGAAATCTGCCGCACATGGCTAACTCCGGCTTCTTGTTATGATGGTGAAACTAGGCTCAATATGATACATCGCGATGGAATAGATTGGATTCAAGAACAAAAGGGAGTTTATGATGTTCTCATAATTGATCGGCCTGACCCTGTTGGACCGGGAAAAAAACTATTTCAACCTGATTTTTATCAATATGTCTACAACAGCCTTAAGGATGATGGCGTGGTTGTTTTTCAATCAGGATCTCCTTACTACAATACTTCTACATTACAAGGCACAATTAAAAATTTAAAGGAGCTATTTCCAATTGTCCGCACATATTTAGTGACTATACCTCTTTTCCCTTGCGGCATTTGGAGTTTTACGATTGCTTCTAAAAAAATGGATCCTCTTCAGGCCGATTTGACGAAGCTACAGCATACAGATACTCAATATATTGATCCTGAAATTTTCCGTGCATCATTTGTTTTACCTAAATATATAAAAGAAATAGTAGACGGAAAAGATTCCTAAAAACTAAGTAGCGACGAATGTTTGTTGAAAGTCATCAATAATCTCGGAAAATATCTTCGTTATAGTAGTTCTGTGTTTGCTGCGCAGAGTCCGGGATAATTCAATTTGAAATGTATTAAAATTATGACTGTAACCTAGATAGCCGCTATTGTCACCTTGTCTGTGAAAGGCAATTGATTCGTTTCCAACAAATTTATTATCAAATATTACATGGATTTTCGGGAACGAATCTTCAGATTTTTTAGTCAGCTCCTGTTGGAACCAATCTTTAACTTCCTTTGAGCAAGATTGTCCATATAAAGTCCCCACTTCAATTGCATGAGGCCCGTAATGTGTGTCCTTCATTCCATGAAAAGATAAATGCAAATAGGGTGTTAAAAGGAAATTATTACTATCTATTATTTTTAAAGATTTAATAATTTCTTTGATTGTGCTTCTATATTCATGTATCCCCTCATGGTTTGTTTCATTTAGATTTCTATTTAAATCTGCTATGGTTCTGGAAATCGTACTAACGATTCCTGCACATCCTGTTTTCTTGACTAAATTTTCTACAATTTTATCCGTAAATAAATCAGCAGCGGGTGGTTCTGCATGAAGTGCATCCACGTGACAGCTTATAAAACCAGTTCCTTTGTTGTATTTTAAGTAGTTTCCATGAATGAATTTTAATGTCATTGACTATTTCTCCTTTTATATCGTTTGAAATCTATCCTTTCTATAATAAATGCAGTAAAAATAAAATCGGTGAATTATTACACGTGTTAAATACATACATAAAAAGTTTTTAGAGATGGTGGAAATAAATAGATAAATGTACAGGAGTATTTTGTATAGTTACATACTATAGGAGTAGCTGATTATTGTTATAGGGCATTAAAGTAGCAAAATACGATAGAAAGTTCTAATTAGGAGGCTTTAAAATGGATCCAATGAGAGAAGAGTTAGGGATATTATCTGATAAAGAAATGACGTTGCAAACTCTTAATCTGAATAATGTACCGTCTGTTGAATTAGTTGACCCCAAAACCTGTTCATATCCAGTGATAGGGAGGAAGTATGGTCACCATAGCGGAAGAGATATTGTCATCGTAAATACAAAGGATCAAGCAATATATGAAGGATATGATTATTTTACGAAAATGTATGCAATAGACAAAGAATATTTCCTAGAAGTGGAAGGGCTGAACGTAAAATCAGTACAAGTAGTTACTAGTGAACACGTTGTATTTAATGAAATACCCATTCGAACAAAAGCCTTCGGCTGGAAATTAGAACGGATAAACAGCATGGATGTACCGGAAATGTTGGTAAGCATAGCCATTCGAGCGCTTTATGTAACGGGAGCTAAAAGCGGCTTTGTCAAAATGGGGGTATTAGAAAATGGAGAGTGTATCGTCACAGATATTAACTCATCAGAAAGTGAATGGATAGAAAATCCATTAAAGCCTAGTGTTCTTTTTAGCATGGGTGCTGACGTTGAGTTTATGTTAAGTTGTGATGGAGAGCTTCTACCAGCTTCTACTTTTTTTTCTGTTGAAGGTCCGATAGGCTGTGATGAAAGACAAATAGAGCAAGATAGCGGTGAGTATGCATTAGTAGAAGTTAGGCCTGAAAAAGCGAATTCATCAACAGAACTATTTGAGAATATTCAAAAATTAATAGAAAAAGCATCTGCACAGGTACCATATGAAAATATTCATTTTCGGGCAGGCAGCATGCCGTTTTCAGGGTATCAATGTGGAGGACATATTCATTTTGGCATTCCGCTTTCTTTATCCTTATTAAGAGCTCTTGACCACTACCTTGCTATTCCCGTAGCGCTGATAGAAGAATCTAAGACCGCTAAACTCAGACGGAAGACGAACCATGGAGGCCTTGGACGCTATCGTGAGAAACCGTATGGATTTGAGTATTTAACTTTAAGCTCTTGGATTATCGACCCTAGAATTACTCTCTCCACTTTAGCTCTTGCTCAGCTAGTTGCTACCCATCATCATGAATTAAAAAGCGAATTTTTATTTCATCCACTTACGCAGCGTGCCTACTATCAAGGGAATAAAATCTTTCTTAAACGAATGTGGAAAGATATCAAGGCCAATCTTATGAAAACATCCAGCTATCCACACTATCAAAATGAACTATCTTTTCTATTTGAAATGATAGAAAAAGAAATTCCTTGTGATGAATCAAAGGATATTCGTAGGAATTGGAATGTAAAGATTTCTAAAGAAATCTATGACCGCGGACATATTATTCAAATCCCCAAAAAGCTCCGTTTAAAATACGGCCTCAAAGAGGGGCAGTCTACGATTGTTAGTGCAGGAAAGGCAATATCAACTGCAACTGTTCATTCTTATCCTTTTTCATTTCGCCATCCAAATATGGTTCAACTCTCTAAATCTCTCCGTGATAAACTATCTCTCCCGAAAGATTGGTGCCCCAAGCTATCAGCTTCAGAAGGCATCATAACTTTAGGTCCTATCATTGGCATTCTTGCTAACCGTCCTTTTGAAAGACAAACAACCTATTTCCATCATCTATGTCGCTTAGCAACTGAAAAGCGAATGCTTGTATATGTGTTTGAACCCGAAGATATTGATTGGGAGAAAAAATTGGTTAAAGGAACAACCATTAACGGTGAAGGGCTTTTTCCTTTTCCTGCTGTTATTTATGACCGTTATTTCATAGATGGTAGAAAGAATATTTTAATAGATGAAGTAAGGGCAAAACTCCAGGCGATTTATAAAATTCCTTTTGTTAATTCTTCAAATTTGTTTCAGCTTACGGGAGATAAGTGGGCAACATATGAACTTCTTATGAAAGAATATGAAGAATTTCTTCCAGAGTCACGTCTCGTACAAAATTCTGCTGACATTGCAGAAATGCTTGATAGCTATGGAGAAGTTTATTTAAAACCGCTTGGCGGAGCCTTAAGTAAAGGAGTCATGCGTATCGTTCGCCGACCAACAGGCATCTTTTGGTTCGATCTTAATAAAAAAGAGCTGCATCAATTCAGTAATATGGAAGAATTATTTACTTTGCTCTCTCCTTTGATGAAAAACAATCCTTATCTTGTTCAAGAAGGAATTCGCAGAAAACAGCATAAAGATAAAAATTTGGAAATACGGGTTTATATGCAAAAAAATGAAAAGCAAATTTGGCTTCGAACGGGTATGGTTGCGCGTCTCACCGGTGAAGATGTGCTAACGGAAGATTCTGAAACGAATATGCGCCTCAGCAAAATATTAAACAGTTTATATCCTGATCCAACAGACAGAAGGCTCATTATAAACCAATTAGCTAAAATATCTAAAAATATTGTTGCAACAGTAGAGGAGAAAGTAGGTCCTTTTGGGGAGCTGGCGGTAGATTTATGTATAGATCAGTACGGTTCCATAAAGTTACTTGAAATAAATGCAAAACCAGATAGTCTATTCTCACAAATTAGAGCCTACAAGCTGCGTACTTTGGCGGGGATTCGTCTGCTTAATTATGCGTCTTCACTGGCTGGTTACGAAGAAGAAAAGGAGGATGTAACATGAAGCACTTCACATTAAATGAAATCCTTAAACAAACGGGGGGAGACCTTTGTTATGGATCAGGAAATCCTGTTATTAAACATGCTATAAACTACGCTAAAAAGGATATAGAGGATCATACACTCATCTTTCATTTAGATAGAGAACCGATTAGAGGGAAGTATTGGAAAGAAAATCATTCAATTGTCGTTATAACAGATCACCCTGAGCTGTGCACGAACTTAGAGGGAAATATTATTCTTGTTAAAACAGCTCAATTAGAAGAGGCTTATTGGAAATTTATCGAATACTACCGAGGGCTTTTTGATCTTCCTGTTATTGGTGTTACAGGAACTTGTGGAAAAACGACCACAAAAGAGATGATCCGACAAATATTAATTGAAGATTATAAAGTGAAAGCTACGTGGATGAGTATGAATTCTATGTCTGTAAATCTACGTTATTTAACAGGTATTGATGATACGACAGAAGTAGCTGTTTTTGAAATGCCTGTCGCTTATCCGGGCTATTTAAAAGTTGCGTGTCGCTACTTTCAGCCACAAATACGAATTCTATTAAATATAGGCGTGCACCATCTCGCTGATTGTGAAACACCTGAAGAATATATGAAAGCAAAAGCCGAAATTGTAGAAGGCTTAGATCCAAACAGCGGCATTTTGATTTTAAACGCAGATGATGAAAATATTAAGAGAGTGCTTGATGTTAGGCACCTTCAAAATGTTGTATATATAGGTAAAAATGGTAGTTCCCAATTTCAAGCAAAAGATATTAAATATGCTAATGGAGGAATGGCTTTTACTTTAAAGTACCAAAACACAGAATACGATGCTTTTATCCCTGGATATGGTGAACATAATGTGTATAATGCACTGGCTGCCATTGCTGCAGTATTTTATGTGGGCGTTGATATTTCCGTTGCCATACAAAGACTTAGCTTGTTTGAACAAGTAGAAGAACATTTGGAATTTAAAAGAGGAATGAATGAATGTACGGTAATTAATGATACATGGAACTCTTCACCTTTATCGATGGCTACAGCTCTTGGAGTTCTTAGTGATATGTCAAAAGAGAAACAATCTATTGCTTTATTAGGTTACATGCCTCAGCTAGGAGAAGGACCTTATGCAATTAAACAATATGAAGATATGGGAAAAAAAGCAGCGGAATCAAAGATTGATATTTTAGTGGTAGTAGGAGAAGAAGCAAAAGCTATTGGGACAGGAGCTTTAAAATGTGGAATGGACCCTAATAAAGTCTATTTTTGTAAGACTGGTGATGAAGTATACAATGTGCTAGCGCCATATTTAAATGAAAATACAATGATTTTATTAAAAGTAACGCACCGTGTTATGACAAAACCTACTTTTAAGGAATTAAGAAATAAACTTATTCCAGACAACGAAGAGTAAAAGGAGGATAGACATGAAGAAGACTAAACAGCTAAGAGAGTTGATAGAAAGTAAACAGCTAGAGTTTATTATGGAGGCTCACAGTGCGCTATCTGCAAAGATTGTAGAAGAAGCAGGGTTCAAAGGGATATGGGCCAGCGGCCTATCATTATCTGCAGCACTGGGTGTAAGAGATAATAATGAGGCTTCATGGACACAGGTATTAGACATCTTAGAGTTTATGAGTGACGCAACGTCCATTCCAATTCTTCTAGATGGTGATACAGGCTATGGGAACTTTAATAATGCAAGAAGATTAGTTAAGAAATTGGAGCAGCGAGACATTCCAGGCGTATGTATTGAAGATAAATTGTTTCCAAAAACAAACTCATTTATTAAAGGTGAAGCACAGCCGCTTGCAGATATTAATGAATTTTGCGGCAAAATCAAAGCAATGAAAGATAGCCAAAATGACGAAGATTTTGTAGTGGTATCGCGTGTAGAAGCTTTTATTGCAGGGTGGGGGCTGAAGGAAGCTTTAAAACGTGCAGAAGCTTATCGCCAAGCGGGAACCGACGCCGTTTTGATTCATAGTAAAAGGTCAGATATGACAGAGATTGAAGCTTTTATGAAAGAGTGGGGAAACAGGCTTCCGGTTATTATTGTTCCAACCAAATATTATTCAGTTCCAACTGATAAATTTAGTGATTTAGGAATTAGCTTGAGCATTTGGGCCAACCATAACTTAAGATCTTCCATTACAGCTATGCAAAAAACGTCCGCTCAGATTTATTACGATAAAAGCTTGATTAACGTAGAAAAAAATGTCTCTCCGCTTGAGGAAGTTTTCCGTCTTCAAAAAGCTGAAGAGCTAGACATCGCAGAGAAACTTTATTTAAGCTCTGCCAACCATAGCATGAACGCTATGATTCTGGTAAAAGAATCAGCAAATGAAGCTTTGATAACTGAGCAGATAAATCAGTTAAAAAAAGTCGGCGTGACAAATAGTATAAAAGTAGGTTCCGACAAAGCTATGGAAGATAAGGCGTTTCCTAATAAAGGGGAATTATATCATCTCTATGCTGCAAGAGATAAGTTAGGAACGGCTACTTTAATAAGCGATAGTAACATCGTATATAAAACACATGTTTTTGAGGAGTTAATTCATGAAAGTGGCGATATCACTATTGTAGCAGGAGCTGATTATGAGTTAAAAGGGAATCAAACATCTTATGTAACTGCTAAACTTCCCTATTCCAAGCAGCTGTATTCCAAAACAGTAGACTTGATTCAAATGTCGCGCAATCCAAACTCTAACAACATTCACGGTGAATTCATTGGTCTTTGGAAAGTTTCCGCAAAAGGCACTGAGGTTGTAAAAAAAGCTTTGGAAGAACTGGCGCAAAGAAAAGATTTTGCTCAGCTCACGTTTTCTGATTTCTTTAATTATGTTAATCTAATTCACCCGGTTGCTGTTAAAT contains the following coding sequences:
- a CDS encoding putative amidoligase domain-containing protein, translating into MDPMREELGILSDKEMTLQTLNLNNVPSVELVDPKTCSYPVIGRKYGHHSGRDIVIVNTKDQAIYEGYDYFTKMYAIDKEYFLEVEGLNVKSVQVVTSEHVVFNEIPIRTKAFGWKLERINSMDVPEMLVSIAIRALYVTGAKSGFVKMGVLENGECIVTDINSSESEWIENPLKPSVLFSMGADVEFMLSCDGELLPASTFFSVEGPIGCDERQIEQDSGEYALVEVRPEKANSSTELFENIQKLIEKASAQVPYENIHFRAGSMPFSGYQCGGHIHFGIPLSLSLLRALDHYLAIPVALIEESKTAKLRRKTNHGGLGRYREKPYGFEYLTLSSWIIDPRITLSTLALAQLVATHHHELKSEFLFHPLTQRAYYQGNKIFLKRMWKDIKANLMKTSSYPHYQNELSFLFEMIEKEIPCDESKDIRRNWNVKISKEIYDRGHIIQIPKKLRLKYGLKEGQSTIVSAGKAISTATVHSYPFSFRHPNMVQLSKSLRDKLSLPKDWCPKLSASEGIITLGPIIGILANRPFERQTTYFHHLCRLATEKRMLVYVFEPEDIDWEKKLVKGTTINGEGLFPFPAVIYDRYFIDGRKNILIDEVRAKLQAIYKIPFVNSSNLFQLTGDKWATYELLMKEYEEFLPESRLVQNSADIAEMLDSYGEVYLKPLGGALSKGVMRIVRRPTGIFWFDLNKKELHQFSNMEELFTLLSPLMKNNPYLVQEGIRRKQHKDKNLEIRVYMQKNEKQIWLRTGMVARLTGEDVLTEDSETNMRLSKILNSLYPDPTDRRLIINQLAKISKNIVATVEEKVGPFGELAVDLCIDQYGSIKLLEINAKPDSLFSQIRAYKLRTLAGIRLLNYASSLAGYEEEKEDVT
- the nasC gene encoding assimilatory nitrate reductase catalytic subunit NasC, with the translated sequence MTEMLLKYFREQQKQVETERIYNTQCPYCSMQCKMQLVEQTHVKRKTYKTIGTDNPTSQGRLCIKGMNAHQHPLHKDRIQYPLLKVNGEFVKISWKEALHYIKENVAEIQEKNGADALGVYGSASITNEEAYLLGKFARVALKTKYIDYNGRLCMSAAASAASKTFGMDRGFTNSLQEIPFTECIMLAGTNIAECQPTIMPYFEKAKENGAFIIAIDPRETATTKIADLHLKLKPGSDAALANGILKILIEENYLDERFLQERVNGFEEVIQYVASLEFNIIEEITGVPLEEMYQAARMFGQRKTGMIFTARGVEQQTDGSAAVQNFLNILLSVGKIGKPRCGYGAITGQGNGQGAREHGQKADQLPGYRSIENHEHRMYIADVWNIEEKDLPRKGVSAYEMIEKIHDGEIKGLFLMCSNPTVSNPNANFVKKAFEKLEFLVVADMFESETAKLANLILPASSYLEDEGTMTNVEGRVTLREASFPCGGEIKHDWEILCEIAKALGKEEHFSFSSAEEIFNELRIASKGGIADYSGITYERLREEKGILWPCRSLTDKGTERLFETRFAHSDGKAMMVPVSNQAIVPKAKITEKYPLYLTTGRVMSHYLTGVQTRKSASLSARNFESFMEIHPLTAKKYEILNQELVQIESSYGRIVVRSKFSEGIRPDTVFVPFHWADSQNVNNLVSEKLDPACKMPGFKVSAVKISPSVKRNSY
- the speE gene encoding polyamine aminopropyltransferase codes for the protein MTEKHPLSGYKKDDNGVLWIWSYVGQARVKMGYKVKSLLHYEQSSYQQISIVDTKWYGKMLVLDGTPQISTGEGFIYNEMISHVPIITHSNPKKVAMIGGGDCGPAREAMKYDGIQQIDVVEIDPKVTEICRTWLTPASCYDGETRLNMIHRDGIDWIQEQKGVYDVLIIDRPDPVGPGKKLFQPDFYQYVYNSLKDDGVVVFQSGSPYYNTSTLQGTIKNLKELFPIVRTYLVTIPLFPCGIWSFTIASKKMDPLQADLTKLQHTDTQYIDPEIFRASFVLPKYIKEIVDGKDS
- a CDS encoding MFS transporter is translated as MFSKRPLSVLLISTLSMIIAFSVWSVFAPIAADIQVMYSLTNAEKSVLIATPVLLGSLMRIPMGILTDRFGGRKVYSLTMLALLLPTICAGFTHSYSMLLFWAFFIGMAGTTFAISITYVSKWYSPQKQGFILGIAGMGNLGSAVASFSIPLIFFSFGLPWVFWSLAIAVALMALLLWVGTSDHPSVASPKTLQESLSVLKFKETWFLSIFYFLTFGGFVTFSIYLPTILHDQFNASTVDSGLKTAVFVVLATFVRPLGGYLSDVFGAKKVLTFVFTAMLLIGLFIAFTITAFSLFSVGCLLAAITLGIGNGAVFKMVPSVSTGNIGAVTGIVGAFGGVGGFFPPIVLGFIKDTSGDYVVGFSLLALFALFCLLLNYSGFKKQNVRINQKHLA
- the nirB gene encoding nitrite reductase large subunit NirB; the protein is MTKQKLILIGNGMAGMRCIEEILIHSPDCFDITVFGSEPHVNYNRILLSTVLQGSTKLEDINIHSLAWYKENNITLFKGESVTHIDTKRKIIKTDKNRETMYDKLILATGSSPYMLPVKGSDKEGVLGFRTIEDCQEMIKISKQYKKAAVIGGGLLGLEAARGLLNLGMDVQVIHHSGFLMERQLDRAASAMLREELEKQGMSFLLNKHTDEIIGGNRAEGVRFNDSSKIAADLVVMATGVRPNVNLAKKSGIETNRAIIVNDYLETSTPDIYAVGECAEHRGMTYGLVAPLYEQGKVLARHLCQIKNDGYRGSVLSTQLKISGIDVYSVGEFKENQGTKAITISNMLDGIYKKVVFRKGKIVGAVLFGDTSEAIKLSQMINEKKDLSQAEKVQLFPSQHEKENAVTSMPLTDIVCNCNGVTKGAIIEAVQKNDLTTVDEIKNCTKASGSCGGCKPLVTDLLTYIQSDEFDEIIEQKTFCTCTHLSEDELVREMQQYQFETVQQVREILKFKDMKGCSLCEGGLHYYLDMMNPHYENNRHSLFTTENEQAVLLHDGTYAVVPQIHGGLTNVQELRNIANVAERYNISNIRLTSDQRIQLIGVKKEYLPLVSEEIDRGLQQLYERTVKNVSVYIGKGTCICQYEPALALSNELDKQLEYVKTPCDIKISIASCSHIAENVTTSDIGLRRIDRGWEIYVGGSSAEARSGELFYVAETNEEAVEISCSLIQYYRETGNYLETVGSWIERVGIVHVREVLFEVDNREYLMKQLSSERSRAITYLL